One region of Sphingomonas adhaesiva genomic DNA includes:
- the queA gene encoding tRNA preQ1(34) S-adenosylmethionine ribosyltransferase-isomerase QueA: MNVDLFDFALPAERIALRPASPRDAARMLVVTPGGVSDRHVGDLPSQLRRGDLLVFNDTRVIPAQLEGTRGDARIGATLHKREGPRRWRAFIRNGRRLRPGDAIDFGREVSAMALDRGDDGSWALEFAGDDPVELLLERAGRMPLPPYIAGKRATDARDADDYQTMFASEPGAVAAPTAALHFTPALMAALAAEGIDHATLTLHVGAGTFLPVKAEDTADHRMHAEWGRIDAATAERLNATRAAGGRLVAVGTTSLRLIESATGEDGVVRPFDGDTAIFITPGYRFRGIDGLMTNFHLPRSTLFMLVSALMGLDAMQAAYAHAIAEGYRFYSYGDASLLLP, encoded by the coding sequence ATGAACGTCGACCTCTTCGACTTCGCGCTGCCAGCGGAGCGGATCGCGTTGCGCCCGGCGTCCCCGCGCGATGCGGCGCGGATGCTGGTGGTGACGCCCGGCGGCGTGTCCGACCGTCACGTCGGCGACCTGCCGTCTCAGCTGCGCAGGGGCGACCTGCTGGTGTTCAACGATACCCGCGTCATTCCGGCGCAGCTGGAGGGGACGCGCGGCGACGCCCGCATCGGCGCGACGCTCCACAAGCGCGAAGGGCCGCGCCGCTGGCGCGCCTTCATCCGCAACGGGCGCCGCCTCCGCCCCGGCGATGCGATCGATTTCGGTCGCGAGGTGAGCGCGATGGCGCTCGACCGCGGCGACGATGGCAGCTGGGCGCTCGAGTTCGCGGGCGACGATCCGGTCGAGCTGCTGCTGGAGCGCGCCGGGCGAATGCCGCTGCCGCCCTATATCGCGGGCAAGCGCGCGACCGACGCGCGCGATGCCGACGATTACCAGACCATGTTCGCGAGCGAGCCCGGTGCGGTCGCCGCCCCGACCGCGGCGCTCCACTTCACGCCGGCGCTGATGGCGGCGCTGGCGGCGGAGGGGATCGACCATGCGACGCTGACGCTGCACGTGGGGGCGGGAACGTTTTTGCCGGTCAAGGCGGAGGATACCGCGGACCACCGCATGCACGCCGAATGGGGCCGTATCGACGCCGCGACGGCCGAGCGTCTCAACGCGACCCGGGCCGCGGGTGGCCGGCTCGTCGCGGTGGGCACGACGTCGCTGCGGCTGATCGAGAGCGCCACCGGCGAGGACGGCGTCGTGCGGCCGTTCGATGGCGATACCGCGATCTTCATCACCCCTGGCTACCGCTTCCGCGGCATCGACGGGCTGATGACGAACTTCCACCTGCCGCGGTCGACGCTGTTCATGCTGGTCTCCGCGCTGATGGGGCTGGACGCGATGCAGGCGGCGTACGCGCATGCCATCGCGGAGGGATACCGCTTCTACTCCTACGGCGACGCGTCGCTGCTGCTGCCGTAG
- a CDS encoding glycine zipper 2TM domain-containing protein: protein MLKSMSIALGSMALATTAMMPVAAQAQDYYYGDRYDARGYDDDGYRDHDRAYRDGWNRGPRYAEYDRRGDDRDARYRYRDRRCQDGTVGTVVGAIAGGLLGRTIDRRGDRTLGTVIGAGAGALAGNAVARTDNPRACSR from the coding sequence ATGCTGAAGTCGATGTCGATCGCCCTGGGATCGATGGCACTGGCGACCACCGCCATGATGCCGGTCGCGGCGCAGGCGCAGGATTATTATTACGGCGACCGCTACGATGCGCGCGGCTATGACGATGACGGCTACCGCGATCACGACCGCGCCTATCGCGATGGCTGGAACCGCGGCCCGCGCTATGCCGAATACGACCGCCGCGGCGACGACCGCGATGCGCGCTATCGCTACCGCGACCGCCGGTGCCAGGACGGCACCGTCGGCACGGTGGTCGGCGCGATCGCGGGTGGCCTGCTGGGCCGGACGATCGACCGTCGCGGGGACCGCACGCTGGGGACGGTGATCGGTGCGGGCGCCGGTGCGCTGGCGGGCAATGCCGTCGCCCGCACCGACAATCCGCGCGCGTGCAGCCGCTGA
- a CDS encoding OPT family oligopeptide transporter has product MSTPIASRPSASPAELTLRGILLGGAITLLFTAANVYLGLKIGLTFATSIPAAVISMAVLRAFRGSSILENNIVQTVASAAGTLAAIIFVLPGLVMVGYWQGFPFVTTAAITATGGVLGVMFSVPLRRALVVDTDLPYPEGRAAAEVLKVGEESRQGGADSARGMRAIVTSTLASAGFAILTQTRIVAAEAATFFRVGGGATGFVGGLSFALLGAGHLIGLSAGMAILTGVAIGWWVVLPILTAAAPQAGDVAQWANTVFRNDVRFFGAGVIGVAAIWTLLRIAGPVVGGLRASLAGSRRAPGEATALEERDLPFAIVAGGALAMLVPIAILLHHVVAGGPLAGAELLLIAASLIFILVIGLVIAAVCGYMAGLIGASNSPVSGIGILAVIASSLMLVGWFGRPAGDPAQASALVAYALIVTGIVFGIATISNDNLQDLKTGQLVGATPWKQQVALVIGVGFGSLVVPPVMQLLYTSFGFAGMPGAGPNALPAPQAALISALAQGVLGGDLNWTMIGWGAAVGALAIVADEALGRAGRMRLPPLGVGLGIYLPMAATLTVVVGAVVGHLYDRWADRRRDAESARRLGVLTATGMIVGESLWNVVFAGIVYEAGTDAPLALFSGAGVAPLLLGIAVFAGLATLLYAQARRLADASLNA; this is encoded by the coding sequence ATGTCCACCCCTATTGCTTCGCGACCATCCGCCTCCCCCGCCGAACTGACGCTGCGCGGCATCCTGCTGGGCGGGGCGATCACGCTGCTGTTCACCGCCGCCAACGTCTATCTGGGGCTGAAGATCGGGCTGACCTTCGCCACGTCCATCCCCGCGGCGGTGATCTCAATGGCGGTGCTGCGCGCGTTTCGCGGCTCGTCGATCCTGGAAAACAACATCGTCCAGACGGTGGCCTCCGCCGCCGGGACGCTCGCGGCGATCATCTTCGTGCTGCCCGGACTGGTCATGGTCGGCTATTGGCAGGGCTTCCCCTTCGTCACGACCGCGGCGATCACCGCGACCGGCGGCGTGCTGGGGGTGATGTTCTCCGTGCCGCTGCGCCGCGCGCTCGTGGTCGACACCGACCTGCCCTATCCCGAGGGACGCGCCGCGGCCGAGGTGCTGAAAGTGGGCGAGGAAAGCCGACAGGGCGGTGCCGACAGCGCGCGCGGCATGCGCGCGATCGTTACCAGCACGCTGGCCTCCGCCGGCTTCGCGATCCTGACCCAGACCAGGATCGTCGCGGCGGAGGCGGCGACCTTCTTCCGCGTCGGCGGCGGCGCGACGGGCTTTGTCGGCGGGCTGTCCTTCGCGCTGCTGGGCGCAGGCCACCTGATCGGGCTGTCGGCCGGCATGGCGATCCTGACGGGGGTGGCGATCGGGTGGTGGGTCGTGCTGCCGATCCTGACCGCGGCGGCGCCGCAGGCGGGCGACGTGGCGCAATGGGCCAACACCGTCTTCCGCAACGACGTGCGCTTCTTCGGCGCGGGCGTGATCGGCGTCGCCGCGATCTGGACGCTGTTGCGGATAGCGGGGCCGGTCGTCGGCGGCCTGCGCGCCTCGCTCGCCGGCAGCCGCAGGGCGCCGGGCGAGGCGACGGCGCTGGAGGAGCGGGACCTGCCCTTCGCGATCGTCGCGGGCGGGGCACTGGCGATGCTGGTGCCGATCGCGATCCTGCTCCACCATGTCGTCGCGGGCGGACCGCTGGCGGGGGCGGAACTGCTGCTGATCGCCGCCAGCCTGATCTTCATCCTCGTCATCGGGCTCGTGATCGCGGCGGTGTGCGGGTATATGGCCGGGTTGATCGGGGCGTCGAATTCGCCCGTGTCGGGGATCGGCATCCTGGCGGTCATCGCCTCGTCGCTGATGTTGGTGGGCTGGTTCGGTCGCCCAGCGGGCGATCCGGCCCAGGCCTCGGCGCTGGTCGCCTATGCGCTGATCGTCACCGGGATCGTCTTCGGCATCGCGACCATCTCGAACGACAACCTCCAGGACCTGAAGACCGGGCAGCTGGTCGGTGCGACACCCTGGAAGCAACAGGTCGCGCTGGTGATCGGCGTCGGCTTCGGCTCGCTGGTCGTCCCGCCGGTGATGCAGCTTCTCTACACGTCCTTCGGCTTTGCCGGGATGCCGGGCGCCGGGCCCAATGCGCTGCCCGCACCGCAGGCGGCGCTGATCTCCGCACTGGCGCAGGGGGTGCTGGGCGGCGATCTCAACTGGACGATGATCGGCTGGGGCGCGGCGGTGGGCGCGCTGGCGATCGTGGCGGACGAGGCGCTGGGCCGCGCAGGGCGGATGCGGCTGCCGCCGCTGGGGGTCGGGCTCGGCATCTACCTGCCGATGGCGGCGACGCTGACCGTCGTCGTCGGTGCGGTCGTCGGGCATCTCTACGACCGCTGGGCCGACCGCCGCCGCGATGCGGAAAGTGCCCGGCGGCTCGGCGTGCTGACCGCGACGGGGATGATCGTGGGCGAAAGCCTGTGGAACGTCGTCTTCGCCGGCATCGTCTACGAGGCGGGCACCGACGCGCCGCTCGCGCTGTTCTCCGGCGCGGGCGTCGCGCCGTTGCTGCTCGGCATCGCGGTGTTCGCCGGGCTGGCGACGCTGCTCTACGCGCAGGCGCGACGGCTGGCGGATGCGTCCCTGAACGCGTGA
- a CDS encoding homoserine dehydrogenase: MADALRVALAGLGTVGGGVIRVLDANRDLIARRAGRPIEVVAVSARDRAKDRGVDLTRFDWIDDTASMADVDADVVVELIGGSDGPALALARRTLASGKGLVTANKALLAHHGLELARVAEANRAPLKFEAAVAGGIPVIKGLRDGAAANVIARVYGILNGTCNFILSKMEAEGRDFAEVLAEAQALGFAEADPSFDIDGVDAAHKLSILASVAFGTAPAFGEVAISGIRHLLAADIAEAAALGYRIRLVGVAEAGAAGLLQRVHGHLVPTDHPLANVTGPTNAVVAEGDFVGRLLFQGAGAGEGPTASAVIADLIDIARGEFGAPYAMPADALAPANKADGGERRGRAYLRFAVPDRVGVLAELAAAMRDAGVSIESLIQRGAQSDGNVLVVIVTHEGPERCVAGALERLRGSQSVIGEPMWMPILA, encoded by the coding sequence ATGGCGGACGCGTTGCGGGTGGCTTTGGCAGGGCTGGGGACGGTGGGCGGCGGCGTCATCCGCGTGCTGGACGCCAATCGCGACCTGATCGCGCGCCGTGCGGGCCGCCCGATCGAGGTCGTCGCGGTGTCCGCGCGCGATCGCGCCAAGGACCGCGGCGTCGATCTGACGCGTTTCGACTGGATCGACGATACCGCGTCGATGGCGGACGTCGATGCCGATGTCGTGGTCGAGCTGATCGGCGGATCCGATGGTCCCGCGCTCGCGCTGGCGCGTCGCACGCTGGCATCGGGCAAGGGGCTGGTCACCGCGAACAAGGCGCTGCTCGCGCATCACGGGCTGGAGCTGGCGCGCGTCGCCGAGGCCAACCGGGCGCCGCTGAAGTTCGAGGCCGCGGTGGCGGGCGGTATCCCGGTCATCAAGGGGCTGCGCGACGGTGCGGCGGCGAACGTGATCGCGCGCGTCTACGGCATCCTGAACGGCACCTGCAATTTCATCCTGTCGAAGATGGAGGCGGAGGGGCGCGACTTCGCCGAGGTTCTGGCGGAGGCGCAGGCCCTCGGCTTCGCGGAGGCCGATCCGTCGTTCGACATCGATGGCGTCGATGCCGCGCACAAGCTGTCGATCCTGGCGAGCGTCGCGTTCGGCACGGCACCCGCGTTCGGCGAGGTCGCGATCTCGGGCATCCGCCATCTGCTGGCGGCGGACATCGCGGAGGCGGCGGCGCTCGGCTATCGGATCCGCCTGGTCGGCGTGGCCGAAGCGGGGGCAGCCGGCCTGCTGCAGCGCGTCCACGGTCATCTGGTGCCGACCGACCATCCGCTGGCGAACGTGACCGGCCCGACCAACGCGGTGGTGGCGGAGGGCGACTTCGTCGGCCGGCTGCTGTTCCAGGGCGCGGGTGCAGGCGAGGGGCCGACCGCCAGCGCGGTGATCGCCGACCTGATCGACATCGCCCGCGGAGAATTCGGCGCTCCCTATGCCATGCCGGCGGATGCGCTGGCGCCCGCGAACAAGGCGGATGGCGGCGAACGGCGCGGCCGTGCGTATCTGCGCTTCGCGGTGCCCGACCGCGTCGGCGTGCTGGCGGAACTGGCGGCGGCGATGCGCGATGCCGGCGTGTCGATCGAGAGCCTGATCCAGCGCGGCGCGCAGTCCGACGGCAACGTCCTGGTCGTGATCGTCACGCACGAGGGGCCGGAGCGCTGCGTCGCGGGTGCGCTGGAGCGGCTGCGCGGGTCGCAGAGCGTGATCGGCGAGCCGATGTGGATGCCGATCCTCGCCTGA
- a CDS encoding DNA primase: MGGQHIHGHGSGDDGYDEDGYDESQRAEILEATRDGPSDGTIIVDLDPDMGEDDEQESEDELDLTDTETGVTDATVEQDEADVAEDELQEDFDDDAVAEDGDLDDRDDAALKP, translated from the coding sequence ATGGGCGGTCAGCATATCCATGGCCATGGTTCGGGCGACGACGGTTACGACGAGGACGGCTATGACGAGAGCCAGCGCGCCGAAATCCTGGAGGCGACCCGCGACGGGCCGAGCGACGGGACGATCATCGTCGACCTCGATCCCGACATGGGCGAGGATGACGAACAGGAGAGCGAGGACGAGCTCGACCTGACCGATACCGAAACCGGCGTGACCGACGCGACCGTCGAACAGGACGAAGCCGATGTCGCCGAGGACGAGTTGCAGGAAGATTTCGACGACGATGCCGTCGCGGAGGATGGCGACCTCGACGACCGCGACGACGCCGCGCTGAAGCCGTAG